In Elaeis guineensis isolate ETL-2024a chromosome 1, EG11, whole genome shotgun sequence, a genomic segment contains:
- the LOC105060402 gene encoding disease resistance protein RPM1-like: MAEILVVCLIKKLASTFTSAAMRRVVSRAASLRQLEQKIRGIMRNLELMRAFLSYADKYRANDELMGVWVNQVREIAYDINILADEFTYLTSGQSRRTLKSHLYSAFTSPQNTKALHHLLNDLENIRKELDRLLETEEKYGFRMTGGSPSSNKSLHLAESAHFIQEEEMVGFDKHTDLLMRWLMDAESQRTVISVWGMGGAGKTALVTTAYRAEMVVSHFGCRAWVSVSQSYDAHDLLKRIILALHPERGQANHPHRLDSIPSRGLVEILKSLVHPRRYLIVLDDVWHKEVWDDVGSALFDNGCGSRVVITTRNQEVASAAVDIRVMKLEPLQEYDAWTLFRKEAFGRDNDGSCPPELEGLARRIVEKCDGLPLALVSIGRHILRTEETKMAWKSILDGPAWGKRANLDLLKISTNLNRSIDGLPHQLKNCFLYCSIFPKGHVIKRKSLIRLWVAEGFVREGAERTAEEAAEQCLNQLVSQSVLQVTERNEFGRVSRLRMHLLMRDLIVARSREENFHQIYDTVAGGMLQNRVQSLSIIGSRGDHQLNEKMPKLRSFHVFSSVLAPSLLSNFRLLTVLNLYRAPIERLPSDVVDLFNLRYLCIRKTRVKELPVAIGKLRSLEYLDAWHTHVENLPWGITSLENLQHLMAKKFEGKTSRYTDSTSGVQILDRVQNLKRLQTLKAVVANEDMIKGLSNLTHLRRLEIVEVRNMHCVKLAKSILKMKHLRHLVVKRKHWHETLQLGSLEPPPPLLQKLSLYGKLEGRVLPHWVNSLTNLTHLTLQSSGIGKNSLRSLSLLPKLVYLVLLEVYDEQKLDFDAGWFHELRLLRLQDMGHLRSIEIKQGALVNLHELFLVRCRELKMVPTGIETLIHLQKLVLDGMPNELVEKLHVGGETEEDRLKVLHIPIIMNWVRSGDRWIEQRLS; encoded by the coding sequence ATGGCGGAGATTTTGGTTGTTTGTTTGATCAAAAAGTTAGCTTCCACCTTCACGTCGGCGGCAATGAGACGGGTGGTTTCCCGGGCCGCATCGTTGCGACAACTTGAGCAAAAAATTCGTGGAATCATGAGGAATCTGGAGTTGATGCGGGCCTTTCTAAGTTATGCCGACAAATACAGAGCCAACGACGAACTGATGGGCGTCTGGGTGAACCAAGTGAGGGAGATCGCTTACGACATCAACATCCTTGCCGATGAGTTCACCTATCTAACTTCTGGGCAAAGCCGGAGAACCCTCAAGAGCCACCTCTACAGTGCCTTCACCAGTCCACAGAACACCAAGGCCTTGCATCATCTCTTGAATGATCTAGAAAATATCAGGAAAGAGCTTGATCGACTTTTAGAAACTGAAGAAAAATACGGCTTTAGGATGACAGGAGGATCGCCTAGTTCGAACAAAAGCTTGCATCTCGCAGAATCAGCACATTTCATCCAGGAAGAGGAGATGGTGGGGTTCGATAAGCACACAGATCTGCTCATGAGATGGCTAATGGATGCGGAGTCCCAGCGCACCGTGATCTCCGTGTGGGGTATGGGAGGCGCTGGCAAGACCGCCCTGGTCACCACTGCGTACAGAGCCGAGATGGTCGTCAGCCACTTCGGCTGTCGTGCGTGGGTTTCTGTGTCTCAAAGTTACGACGCCCATGACCTGCTCAAAAGAATCATATTGGCACTGCACCCGGAGAGAGGGCAGGCCAATCATCCGCACAGGCTGGATTCTATTCCTTCCCGGGGACTCGTGGAGATACTCAAGTCACTTGTGCATCCTAGGAGGTACCTAATTGTCTTGGATGACGTGTGGCATAAAGAAGTTTGGGATGATGTTGGTAGTGCGTTGTTCGATAATGGTTGTGGGAGCAGAGTCGTCATTACCACACGGAACCAGGAAGTTGCTTCAGCGGCGGTTGATATCCGGGTTATGAAACTTGAGCCATTGCAAGAATACGATGCATGGACACTGTTCCGCAAGGAAGCATTTGGGAGAGATAACGATGGAAGCTGTCCTCCAGAACTGGAGGGTTTGGCTAGAAGAATAGTGGAGAAGTGTGATGGCTTGCCATTGGCTTTAGTGTCTATAGGAAGGCACATCTTACGGACCGAAGAGACAAAGATGGCATGGAAGAGCATTCTTGATGGTCCAGCATGGGGGAAGAGAGCGAACCTGGATCTCCTCAAGATCTCTACAAACTTAAACCGCAGCATCGATGGCCTACCGCATCAACTCAAGAACTGCTTCCTATATTGCAGCATATTTCCGAAAGGCCATGTCATCAAAAGAAAATCTTTGATCAGATTATGGGTGGCAGAAGGATTTGTACGGGAAGGTGCAGAGCGCACAGCAGAGGAGGCGGCAGAGCAGTGCCTCAACCAACTTGTTAGCCAATCTGTGCTCCAGGTGACAGAGAGGAATGAATTTGGAAGGGTGAGCCGCCTTCGAATGCATCTTCTTATGAGGGACCTGATTGTGGCTAGATCAAGAGAAGAGAATTTCCACCAGATCTATGACACTGTTGCAGGAGGGATGCTGCAAAATAGAGTTCAGAGTCTTTCAATAATTGGAAGCAGGGGTGATCACCAATTGAACGAAAAGATGCCCAAACTTCGATCTTTCCATGTCTTCTCATCAGTTTTGGCCCCTTCCCTGCTCTCCAACTTTAGGCTATTGACGGTTTTGAATCTATACCGAGCTCCTATTGAAAGACTACCAAGCGATGTCGTCGATCTCTTTAACCTGCGCTACTTGTGTATTCGGAAGACTAGAGTTAAAGAGCTTCCCGTTGCAATTGGTAAGTTGCGGAGCCTAGAATACTTGGATGCATGGCACACTCATGTGGAGAACTTGCCATGGGGAATAACAAGTCTGGAAAACTTGCAGCACCTTATGGCAAAAAAATTTGAAGGTAAAACTTCAAGATACACAGATAGCACGAGTGGGGTGCAAATTCTTGACAGAGTACAGAATTTGAAGCGCCTACAGACACTGAAAGCTGTTGTGGCAAACGAAGACATGATAAAAGGCCTGAGTAATTTGACACATTTGAGAAGATTAGAAATTGTAGAAGTAAGAAACATGCATTGTGTTAAGCTGGCTAAGTCCATACTGAAGATGAAACACCTTCGTCACTTGGTTGTTAAAAGAAAACACTGGCATGAGACATTGCAGTTGGGATCTCTAGAACCACCACCGCCCCTGCTTCAAAAGCTGAGTTTGTATGGTAAGCTGGAGGGGAGGGTGTTGCCTCATTGGGTTAATTCCCTCACAAACCTCACGCATCTAACACTGCAATCATCTGGGATTGGAAAAAATTCGCTTCGTTCGCTCTCCTTGTTGCCCAAGCTAGTATATCTTGTTCTTTTAGAAGTATATGATGAGCAGAAATTGGATTTTGATGCAGGATGGTTCCATGAGCTCAGATTACTCCGGTTACAGGACATGGGCCATCTCAGGAGCATTGAAATAAAGCAGGGAGCACTGGTAAACTTACATGAGCTATTTTTGGTGAGATGCCGAGAGTTGAAGATGGTGCCCACTGGCATCGAAACCCTCATACATCTCCAAAAGTTGGTGCTTGATGGCATGCCAAATGAATTAGTGGAGAAGCTGCATGTAGGGGGAGAGACTGAGGAGGATCGCTTAAAGGTTCTGCATATCCCCATTATCATGAACTGGGTTAGAAGTGGGGACAGATGGATTGAACAAAGGCTTTCCTGA